In one Solanum lycopersicum chromosome 11, SLM_r2.1 genomic region, the following are encoded:
- the LOC101257533 gene encoding uncharacterized protein — MASACISNCINDARAPVRATYVNLYKWPESDAEFIRSVSSKNHDRGRGRDRNTGPKVVDSISCRQLYLRSYTFSREDQVNLSDEKKSHVKCYGKRKRKLPRRIDGGDGGGGRARRTRRKCKGFSKAKEFSCAALASIFRRLLSCTTKVDVVG, encoded by the coding sequence atggcctCCGCATGCATATCGAATTGCATCAACGACGCTCGTGCTCCGGTCCGGGCCACTTACGTAAACTTGTACAAGTGGCCCGAATCGGATGCCGAATTTATAAGATCAGTCAGCTCAAAAAATCATGATCGTGGTCGTGGTCGTGATCGTAATACTGGTCCAAAAGTGGTGGATAGTATTTCGTGTAGGCAATTATATTTGAGGAGCTATACTTTTTCAAGGGAAGATCAAGTGAATTTGAGTGATGAGAAGAAATCTCATGTAAAATGTTATGGCAAAAGAAAGAGGAAATTGCCTCGTCGGATCGACGGTGGCGATGGTGGTGGTGGTCGGGCACGGAGAACGAGAAGGAAGTGTAAAGGGTTTAGTAAAGCTAAGGAGTTCTCTTGTGCGGCGTTGGCTTCGATTTTTCGGAGGTTACTATCTTGTACAACTAAGGTCGATGTGGTTGGTTAA
- the LOC101258128 gene encoding receptor-like protein kinase HERK 1, with protein MMMEGFGLFGKSLIILVLGVLCVSGFEPADNFLVDCGSSKDTNVGNRVFMADKSASKFLSTSKDILADTPSNSITKANDSPLYQTARIFTQQSSYKFPISLKGRHWIRLYFYPFVYQIYDMSTAMFSVSTQNNVLLGNFSPKNASVKEFSVNVTSNDLVVTFSPSSNSFAYINAMEIVSVPDVLITDDAFTISPAGTFRGMYAQALETVARVNMGGSLVSFDNDTLWRTWVTDQSFLIQPSSAKSVSKIGSVKYPADGATPDFAPPSVYGTCSEMNVAGAGDDSNANFNVTWTFNVDPGFQYFIRLHFCDIVSIAANQLLFNIYVNSWNVASDFDPGQKVQGILATAYYNDYVTPTAKSNRLNVSVGPSRRSAYPDAFLNGLELLKLNNSQGSLSQVGSVPTNPSSKAKKNVGVIVGVCIGIPVLLVMVGILFCMHRRRKQEKLAQSKIWIPVSMNGGTSHTMGSKYSNGTTISAASNMSYRVPFAALLEATSNFDESLVIGIGGFGKVYKGVLYDGTKVAVKRGNPKSQQGIAEFRTEIEMLSQFRHRHLVSLMGYCDEKNEMILVYEYMENGTLKSHLYGSDLPSMSWKQRLEICIGSARGLHYLHTGYAKAVIHRDVKSANILLDESFMAKVADFGLSKTGPELDQTHVSTAVKGSFGYLDPEYFRRQQLTEKSDVYSFGVVLFEVLCARPVIDPSLPREMVNLAEWAMKWQKMGQLEQIIDSNLEGKIRPDSLRKFGETAEKCLADFGVDRPSMGDVLWNLEYALQLQEAVIQDDPEENSTILIGELSPQVDDFSQVDPGASAAHNGTPNLDDLSGVSMSRVFSQLVKSEGR; from the coding sequence ATGATGATGGAAGGTTTTGGATTGTTTGGGAAGAGTTTGATAATATTGGTGTTGGGAGTTCTGTGTGTTTCTGGTTTTGAACCTGCTGATAATTTCTTAGTAGATTGTGGATCATCTAAAGATACTAATGTTGGCAATAGGGTCTTTATGGCTGATAAATCAGCTTCAAAGTTTTTGTCAACTTCAAAAGATATATTGGCTGATACCCCttcaaattcaattacaaaAGCTAATGATTCACCCCTTTATCAAACTGCTAGAATTTTTACTCAACAATCCAGCTATAAATTCCCAATTAGCCTGAAGGGGAGGCATTGGATTCGCCTTTATTTTTACCCGTTTGTTTACCAAATTTATGATATGAGCACTGCAATGTTCTCTGTTTCCACTCAAAATAATGTTCTTCTTGGCAATTTCTCTCCAAAAAATGCTTCTGTCAAGGAATTTTCAGTAAATGTTACCTCGAATGACCTTGTAGTAACGTTCTCTCCTTCGAGCAATTCATTTGCTTATATAAATGCTATGGAAATTGTCTCTGTACCTGATGTCCTTATAACTGATGATGCCTTCACCATTAGTCCAGCTGGGACATTCCGTGGTATGTATGCACAGGCTCTCGAAACGGTTGCTAGGGTAAACATGGGTGGATCATTGGTGTCGTTTGATAATGATACACTTTGGAGAACTTGGGTTACTGATCAAAGTTTCTTGATCCAGCCGAGTTCAGCTAAGTCGGTTAGTAAGATTGGATCCGTAAAATATCCAGCAGATGGAGCAACACCAGATTTTGCACCACCGTCAGTTTATGGTACTTGTAGTGAGATGAACGTGGCTGGTGCGGGTGATGATTCTAATGCCAATTTTAACGTGACCTGGACATTTAATGTGGATCCTGGGTTCCAATATTTCATTCGCTTACACTTCTGTGACATAGTGAGTATAGCTGCCAATCAGCTGCTGTTTAACATTTATGTGAACTCCTGGAACGTGGCTTCTGATTTTGATCCTGGTCAGAAAGTTCAGGGAATTTTGGCCACAGCTTATTACAATGACTATGTTACTCCAACCGCTAAAAGTAATAGGCTTAACGTTAGTGTGGGCCCATCTCGAAGGAGTGCTTATCCTGATGCTTTCCTAAATGGACTGGAACTTCTGAAGTTGAATAATTCTCAGGGCAGCCTTAGTCAGGTAGGTTCTGTTCCTACTAATCCGAGTTCAAAGGCAAAGAAGAATGTCGGAGTCATCGTGGGTGTGTGTATAGGTATCCCAGTTTTGTTGGTGATGGTTGGCATCTTATTTTGCATGcatagaagaagaaaacaagaaaagttAGCCCAGTCAAAAATATGGATTCCTGTATCTATGAATGGTGGCACTTCACACACCATGGGAAGCAAGTATTCAAACGGAACAACCATAAGTGCTGCTTCAAACATGAGTTATCGCGTTCCTTTTGCAGCTTTGCTGGAAGCAACGAGCAACTTCGATGAGAGTTTGGTCATTGGAATAGGTGGCTTTGGGAAGGTATACAAGGGTGTTTTGTATGATGGTACAAAGGTGGCTGTGAAAAGGGGTAATCCCAAGTCCCAACAAGGTATTGCAGAGTTCCGAACGGAAATTGAGATGCTTTCTCAGTTCCGCCATCGGCATCTGGTTTCATTGATGGGATACtgtgatgaaaaaaatgaaatgattctAGTTTATGAGTATATGGAGAATGGGACCCTCAAGAGCCATCTGTATGGGTCAGATCTACCCAGTATGAGCTGGAAGCAGAGGCTGGAGATATGCATCGGGTCGGCCAGAGGTCTGCACTACCTTCATACTGGCTATGCTAAGGCAGTAATACATCGTGATGTCAAGTCCGCAAACATACTGCTTGATGAGAGTTTTATGGCAAAAGTTGCTGATTTTGGACTATCCAAGACAGGGCCTGAGCTTGATCAAACTCATGTTAGCACTGCCGTGAAAGGAAGTTTTGGCTACCTAGATCCTGAATATTTTAGAAGGCAACAACTGACAGAAAAATCTGATGTTTATTCTTTCGGTGTTGTTTTATTTGAAGTTCTTTGTGCTAGGCCTGTCATAGATCCATCTCTTCCGAGAGAGATGGTCAACTTAGCTGAATGGGCAATGAAGTGGCAGAAGATGGGACAACTGGAACAAATAATAGATTCCAATCTTGAGGGCAAAATAAGACCAGATTCTCTCAGGAAGTTTGGAGAAACAGCAGAGAAATGCTTAGCTGATTTTGGTGTAGACAGGCCATCAATGGGCGATGTGTTGTGGAATCTGGAGTATGCACTTCAACTTCAAGAAGCTGTCATTCAAGATGATCCTGAAGAAAACAGCACCATCCTTATTGGCGAGCTCTCTCCACAAGTCGATGATTTCAGTCAAGTTGATCCCGGTGCTTCTGCTGCTCATAACGGAACACCAAATTTGGATGATCTCTCTGGTGTTTCCATGAGTAGAGTTTTCTCACAATTGGTCAAGTCTGAGGGTAGATAA
- the LOC101257831 gene encoding BTB/POZ domain-containing protein At5g60050, giving the protein MDRITGPLRISQLLKEIVSFCEMEFLWLLFNTLQFSMRQQDRGVLMGEIAREADNLQWLVDILIDRKMGDEFVKLWAEQKELSILHSKILTMYRHEISKITAQLCIAIGRGNLLVPKDVRYCLLSTWLESLYDDFGWMKRAGKSIDKKLVEEGLGQTILTLPLAQQQTILLNWFDRFLNKGDDYPNIQRAFEVWWRRSFVKQYTADSQLQLAIFDYTE; this is encoded by the exons ATGGACCGTATCACTGGGCCCTTGAGGATTTCTCAGTTATTAAAGGAAATAGTCAGCTTCTGTGAGATGGAGTTTCTGTGGCTCCTCTTCAACACCTTACAATTTTCTATGAG GCAGCAGGACCGAGGGGTTCTGATGGGTGAGATTGCTCGTGAAGCAGACAATCTGCAGTGGCTAGTTGATATCCTAATCGACAGGAAAATGGGGGATGAGTTTGTGAAACTATGGGCAGAACAAAAAGAACTTTCCATTCTTCACTCCAAGATTCTCACCATGTATCGACATGAAATCAGCAAGATCACTGCACAACTTTGCATTGCAATTGGTAGGGGAAATTTGTTAGTGCCAAAAGATGTTAGATACTGTTTGTTATCAACATGGCTGGAAAGTCTATATGACGATTTTGGGTGGATGAAGAGGGCTGGTAAATCTATTGACAAGAAGCTGGTTGAAGAGGGACTTGGTCAGACTATTCTAACACTACCCTTGGCTCAACAACAAACCATTCTGCTTAACTGGTTTGATCGATTCCTTAACAAAGGAGATGACTATCCCAATATTCAGAGAGCTTTCGAAGTTTGGTGGAGAAGGTCATTTGTTAAACAATACACAGCCGATTCTCAGTTACAATTAGCTATCTTTGATTATACAGAGTGA